The following coding sequences lie in one Arachis ipaensis cultivar K30076 chromosome B03, Araip1.1, whole genome shotgun sequence genomic window:
- the LOC107629174 gene encoding interactor of constitutive active ROPs 3 — protein MQTPNPKTRNGGSSEVPHKVSPRAMRQLRPTGLDTDAVSSLSQANKMSKERSPKIADRRSPRSPVPERKRPSKISELESQVSQLQEDLRVVRDQLILSESSKKQAKQEAEDVKDQLLVLSAKLENSQKQILELSATKELHDSELEKTIEEHECELEASRNRLSVDSAALASAMNEMQHLKAQLGLTANCETQQIQHIESADTELLSLKQNLSETLSLVEEMKNQLRNCKQSEAQAQAMVNETLLQLEEANRTVDQLRTDAAKAVDGYNSIALELDESRARINSLEELASNHSGNSLIEGLKESEDPTPIEGETHALKAEVARLRSAVETAETNYQEEQIRSTVQLRNAYELMEQIKSESNKKACELEAELKAKKVEIEELKANLMDKETELQGIVEENENLSSKLDESIASKKENKLKQELNKLNECVAELKADLMDKETTLQSISEENESLKSEINKSLSDGGKVSKEEAAAEVEAAKAAEREALAKLGIVMEEADRSNRKAARVAEQLEAAQAASSEMEAELRRLKVQSDQWRKAAEAAAAMLSAGNNGKITERTVSLDSNNYKRSPFGEHMMDDDDDYNRKKNGNMLKKIGVLWKKPQK, from the exons AAATGGCGGATCCTCTGAAGTTCCTCATAAGGTTTCGCCGCGTGCGATGCGCCAACTAAGGCCTACCGGTCTAGACACAGACGCTGTATCTTCGTTGAGCCAAGCTAATAAAATGTCAAAGGAAAGAAGCCCTAAGATCGCCGACCGCAGATCGCCGAGAAGCCCTGTTCCAGAG AGGAAGCGCCCGAGCAAGATATCCGAATTGGAATCACAAGTTTCTCAACTTCAAGAGGATCTGAGGGTGGTAAGGGACCAGCTTATTCTGTCCGAATCGAGCAAGAAGCAAGCTAAGCAAGAGGCCGAGGATGTCAAGGATCAACTGTTAGTCCTATCAGCGAAACTCGAGAATTCGCAGAAGCAAATTCTAGAGCTCTCAGCTACTAAAGAACTTCATGATTCTGAGCTTGAAAAAACCATAGAAGAGCACGAATGCGAACTCGAGGCTTCTAGAAACCGGCTTTCAGTTGACTCTGCTGCACTTGCCTCTGCAATGAATGAAATGCAGCATCTCAAGGCTCAGCTTGGACTGACAGCTAATTGTGAGACTCAACAAATCCAACACATCGAATCGGCGGATACAGAGCTATTGAGCTTGAAGCAGAACTTGTCAGAAACTCTCTCTCTTGTGGAGGAAATGAAAAATCAATTAAGGAACTGCAAACAATCTGAAGCTCAGGCCCAAGCTATGGTCAATGAGACTTTGTTGCAACTTGAGGAAGCTAATAGAACTGTAGATCAGCTAAGGACCGATGCTGCGAAGGCCGTTGATGGCTACAACTCCATTGCTTTAGAGTTAGACGAGTCTAGAGCAAGAATCAACTCACTCGAGGAACTTGCGAGCAATCATTCTGGAAATTCTCTGATTGAAGGATTGAAAGAGAGCGAGGATCCTACTCCGATCGAAGGCGAAACTCATGCTTTGAAGGCCGAGGTTGCGCGACTAAGATCTGCTGTAGAAACTGCCGAAACTAATTACCAAGAAGAACAGATTCGAAGCACGGTGCAGCTTAGGAATGCCTATGAGTTGATGGAACAGATAAAATCTGAATCCAACAAGAAGGCATGCGAGTTAGAAGCTGAATTGAAAGCGAAGAAAGTTGAAATCGAAGAGTTGAAAGCTAACTTGATGGACAAGGAAACTGAATTGCAAGGTATTGTGGAGGAAAATGAGAATTTGAGTTCAAAGCTTGATGAGAGCATTGCATCCAAAAAGGAGAACAAGCTTAAACAAGAACTTAACAAACTCAATGAATGTGTGGCCGAATTGAAGGCTGATTTGATGGACAAGGAGACAACACTGCAAAGCATATCCGAAGAGAACGAATCGCTGAAATCGGAAATCAACAAGAGCTTGTCAGATGGTGGCAAAGTTAGTAAAGAGGAGGCTGCAGCAGAAGTCGAGGCGGCTAAGGCTGCAGAGCGCGAGGCACTCGCGAAACTTGGGATTGTGATGGAGGAGGCGGATAGGAGCAACCGGAAGGCTGCGAGGGTGGCCGAGCAGCTGGAAGCAGCGCAGGCGGCCAGCTCGGAAATGGAAGCAGAGCTGAGGAGGCTGAAGGTGCAGTCTGATCAATGGAGGAAGGCAGCAGAGGCTGCGGCGGCTATGCTTTCGGCCGGAAACAATGGTAAGATCACAGAGAGAACTGTTTCTTTGGACAGCAACAACTATAAACGGTCACCATTTGGTGAACACAtgatggatgatgatgatgactacaACAGAAAGAAAAATGGCAACATGCTTAAGAAGATTGGTGTGTTATGGAAGAAGCCTCAGAAATAA